In Excalfactoria chinensis isolate bCotChi1 chromosome 20, bCotChi1.hap2, whole genome shotgun sequence, a genomic segment contains:
- the KAZN gene encoding kazrin isoform X2 has product MAAMQRGVGTRRGTAAGSWGTRGNVGRAGWNPTALLREEVAQLQEEVHLLRQMKEMLTKELEETHGSKSPEVLSATELKVQLAQKEQELARAKEALQAMKADRKRLKAEKTDLVSQMQQLYATLESREEQLRDFIRNYEQHRKESEDAVKALAKEKDLLEREKWELRRQAKEATDHASALRSQLDLKDNRMKELEAELAMAKQSLATLTKDVPKRHSLAMPGETVLNGNQEWVLQADLPLTAAIRQSQQTLYHSHPTHSADRQAVRVSPCHSRQPSIISDASAAEGDRSSTPSDINSPRHRTHSLCNGDSPGPVQKNLHNPIVQSLEDLEDQKRKKKKEKMGFGSISRVFARGKQRKSLDPGLFDGTAPDYYIEEDADW; this is encoded by the exons ATGGCCGCCATGCAGCGGGGAGTGGGGACACGGAGggggacagcagcagggagctgggggaCGCGGGGGAACGTGGGACGAGCTGGCTGGAATCCCACGG CGCTGCTGCGAGAGGAGGtggcccagctgcaggaggaggtgcACCTGCTCCGGCAAATGAAGGAGATGCTGAcgaaggagctggaggagacACATGGCAGCAAATCCCCCGAGGTGCTGTCAGCCACTGAGCTCAAGGTGCAGCTGGCGcagaaggagcaggagctggcacGGGCCAAGGAGGCTCTGCAGG CCATGAAAGCTGACCGCAAGCGCTTGAAGGCGGAGAAAACAGACCTGGTGagccaaatgcagcagctctaCGCCACGCTGGAGAGCCGCGAGGAGCAGCTCCGTGACTTCATCCGCAACTACGAGCAGCACCGGAAG GAGAGTGAGGATGCGGTGAAAGCCCTGGCCAAGGAGAAGGACCTGCTGGAACGGGAGAAGTGGGAGCTGCGGCGGCAAGCCAAGGAGGCCACCGACCACGCCAGCGCCCTGCGTTCCCAGCTTGACCTCAAAGACAACCGCATGAAGGAGCTGGAGGCCGAGCTGGCCATG GCCAAGCAATCCCTTGCCACGCTGACCAAGGACGTCCCCAAGCGCCATTCTTTGGCCATGCCGGGCGAGACGGTGCTGAATGGCAACCAGGAGTGGGTGCTGCAGGCTGACCTCCCACTCACTGCTGCCATCAGGCAGAGCCAGCAGACCCTGTACCACTCCCACCCCACACACTCGGCTGACCGGCAAG CAGTCCGGGTGAGCCCCTGCCACTCCAGGCAGCCGTCCATCATCTCCGACGCGTCAGCAGCAGAAGGCGACCGATCGTCCACGCCGAGCGACATCAACTCGCCGCGACACCGGACGCATTCGCTTTGCAAC GGGGACAGCCCTGGACCGGTACAGAAGAACTTGCACAACCCCATTGTACAG TCTCTGGAAGACCTCGAGGACCAAAAAcggaaaaagaagaaggagaagatgGGTTTTGGCTCCATCTCACGGGTGTTTGCTCGGGGCAAGCAACGCAAATCCCTCGACCCAGGGCTATTTGATGGCACGGCCCCCGACTACTACATCGAGGAGGACGCGGACTGGTGA
- the TMEM51 gene encoding transmembrane protein 51 gives MAPSRTNGSHYALTAIGMGMLILGIILAVWNLVPGFGNPDKPNAGNSSKPDRGGGGIFKSKTFSVAYVLVGAGLLLLLLSLCLNVRDKKRQSEDIPRVIQHQTSVEPSQQEEDSQEEDEDVSSRYYVPSYEEVMNSGYSEPHDPEQNRRISVSLPSYESLTGLDEGTQPPGAASAEPGTERPPGRRNSRLSKRLKPLKVRRIKSEKLHLKDIRLNLGDGSSTGPITIEPLTPPPKYEDIQEKTPGSQQLT, from the exons ATGGCCCCATCTCGTACCAACGGGTCGCACTACGCACTGACGGCcattgggatggggatgctCATCCTCGGCATCATCTTGGCCGTGTGGAACCTCGTGCCTGGCTTCGGAAACCCTGATAAACCCAATGCTGGGAATAGCAGCAAACCTGACCGCGGTGGTGGAGGTATTTTTAAGAGCAAGACGTTTTCTGTGGCCTACGTGCTGGTTGGGGcaggtctgctgctgctgctgctatccCTCTGCTTGAATGTCCGGGACAAGAAGAGGCAGAGTGAGGACATCCCCAGGGTGATACAGCACCAAACCTCTGTGGAGCCTTcacagcaggaggaggacaG CCAAGAAGAGGATGAAGACGTGTCCTCCCGCTACTACGTCCCCAGCTACGAGGAGGTGATGAATTCAGGCTACTCAGAGCCCCACGACCCGGAGCAGAACCGCAGGATCAGCGTCTCATTGCCCTCCTATGAATCACTAACAGGGCTTGATGAGGGCACGCAGCCCCCAGGAGCAGCCAGTGCAGAGCCAGGCACCGAGCGACCACCAGGTCGGCGCAACTCACGTCTCAGCAAGCGCCTGAAGCCCCTCAAGGTGCGGAGGATCAAGTCAGAGAAGCTGCATCTCAAAGACATCCGACTCAACCTCGGTGATGGGAGCAGCACCGGCCCCATCACAATTGAACCATTGACCCCACCTCCAAAGTATGAGGATATCCAGGAAAAAACACCGGGAAGCCAACAGTTGACTTAG